In Stigmatella aurantiaca, the following proteins share a genomic window:
- a CDS encoding DUF1175 family protein, whose product MPLLSLMLVLAGAVPQPAAAPGAPAGAHPREARDVLLRRELAQVALAQLQTMDPAWHPAQRDCAGLVRFAYRAAHRRFFPERLARPLWADGRGAPSEFADAETLLTRSFVSLGRDEAALEAVRTGDVLAFRQEQDAGPVFHLMLVVRPEDKAHAPARVVYHPGEQGAAVRTGVLRTLATEAPIEWRPVPQNTAFLGFFRFKEWMP is encoded by the coding sequence ATGCCCCTTCTGTCCCTCATGCTCGTGCTCGCGGGTGCCGTGCCGCAGCCCGCGGCCGCCCCCGGGGCGCCCGCCGGGGCCCACCCGCGCGAGGCCCGGGATGTGCTCCTGCGCCGGGAGCTGGCCCAGGTGGCGCTCGCGCAGCTCCAGACGATGGACCCTGCCTGGCACCCGGCGCAGCGCGACTGCGCGGGCCTGGTGCGCTTTGCCTACCGCGCCGCGCACCGGCGCTTCTTCCCCGAGCGCCTGGCGCGGCCCCTGTGGGCCGATGGCCGGGGCGCCCCCTCGGAGTTCGCGGACGCGGAGACGCTGCTGACGCGCAGCTTCGTGTCCCTGGGCCGGGATGAGGCGGCGCTCGAGGCGGTGCGCACGGGCGACGTGCTCGCCTTCCGCCAGGAGCAGGACGCGGGCCCCGTCTTCCATCTCATGCTGGTGGTGCGCCCGGAGGACAAGGCGCACGCGCCCGCGCGCGTCGTCTATCACCCGGGCGAGCAGGGCGCCGCGGTGCGCACCGGCGTGCTGCGCACGCTCGCCACCGAGGCGCCCATCGAGTGGCGCCCCGTGCCCCAGAACACCGCCTTCCTCGGCTTCTTCCGCTTCAAGGAGTGGATGCCATGA
- a CDS encoding alpha-2-macroglobulin family protein, with product MKSSMRWGLLAAMAVAGVAAAKPLYITVPRAYGPQEPVAVDVAFSSKGPVELRVLKPDNLEAFIRAQGDLRRAYQAPPVLKNPGRALSRGLNAVRLPSTYLLYAFSPEFRDTVAPALPQRDADDTVPSVNQMVEGPDKLVGVPAGFTVARSQWLNLDLGGTGSDFSVPGFSAWSGGGFQERRVMLAPLPAGTYILQLVQGKVEGQVVLVVTDLTVQLKQTDGQVLVRVAGRDQKPRAGAQVQLYLPSGPGVSGKTDERGEVTLAASEPRLLATATVGGDTALVDTDFYSALAVAPDVFIYSDRPIYKPGDTVKFRGLVRQPDTFLARLLTPKKKEVAVKLVSAEGREVATRTAVDEFGSFYGQVQVPDDLGTGVLRVTASVEEHTHQGEARVQDYVKPTFYLEVTPEQENIVPGTALKATVKARRYAGGVPAGARYEVFLYRTLVDAPAWVDDAGKGGGGSAVTYGTASSTEGKLSVPERLFSSVAQREPGEDPWASAAEFDAEGEATLEIPVPALAAGEERLPYKYSLTVRARDDQATFANATVPFFLSEVEVLGVASFSSKLEKKGAEATLSIRATTLSGKPYGATSGEVEFVLRKADGSEKSLGKRAFTTGTDGVHREKVPTSDVGTVLARVTVQDKRGKTWSGEESVLVIGGSDEPVTKVANLTLASLSGALSPGDSAQLVGLLPDGWGPGGRNEGSVWITYTGAGLYGTQLVNQKGLTLQHAFPVEKRFGSAVYVSVAYPSDAGRWEERTVAYRIVPAERTLTVKLEPRRAEAAPLTEQVIDVRVTDHEGKGLATQLSVGVVDKAVYAIQNEFRPKVLDFFYPPARNNVTNFYSAEFQGYGYGEALARKMAGLPDHAFASIKPPSRKAKDQERDTAFWQPNVVTDREGRATVRFRLPSNQTLWVVTAVAADTSGRFGEGTAEFATRGGLNLYAALPQFLRAGDEALASVRLSSGQEAQGPQSLKVRLASGGVLQADAQEQQVELEKGGEQVLPLPLKAGSAGTAELAVDVTGGKEPLKDRRVLMVRPAVLEEPVKVSAWAGGALSLPAAGSAKLANVELVLQPSVVDAALSNVRELLTYPYGCLEQLVSTTVPNVALYQTLQKANALEKLDTESQALLAEARSRSVQGTARILALAVKGGGFTWFAGYSEPNLPMTLIGLDGLAYAVEAGLVDGNDTRLTEAARWLEAQENLPFEYDATRAYVLARLYGPRQAARVRALVERATAGDLYPLALAVLAAEKAEVMKEPALKARIDTLVSASNEGFVRLANLNPAADAEQEAFFRYPLRRVGLSALLAHAASFGPLDVDKARRRLLEHLSQPGLSTFDRSTALLHSLWLIERDAKTFKKLTPPEVKGTQKAVSFVPRGMGLVATLEPGTRSVEVGAFEGVATLRATSQTPLPDVQALQEGMSIERRYWVLRPEGKVPLAAGEQVAQGEDVFVELLIDARGDNKARSAYYVVEDAVPAGFVPLIEDKEFRGAPHALVLAPEALKRRVLTPERATFFFEEPAWWSDNPRTVGYVMRAQFAGSFTAPPATIEDMYVTSIRGRTKADVLAVKPSQQARGDW from the coding sequence ATGAAGAGCTCCATGCGTTGGGGGCTGCTGGCGGCCATGGCGGTGGCAGGGGTGGCGGCGGCCAAGCCGCTCTACATCACCGTGCCGCGCGCCTACGGCCCGCAGGAGCCGGTGGCGGTGGACGTGGCGTTCTCCAGCAAGGGCCCGGTGGAGCTGCGGGTGCTCAAGCCGGACAACCTGGAGGCCTTCATCCGCGCGCAGGGAGACCTGCGCCGGGCGTACCAGGCCCCGCCGGTGCTGAAGAACCCGGGGCGCGCCCTGAGCCGCGGCCTCAACGCCGTGCGGCTGCCCAGCACCTACCTGCTCTACGCCTTCAGCCCGGAGTTCCGGGACACCGTGGCGCCGGCGCTGCCGCAGCGCGACGCGGATGACACCGTGCCCTCGGTCAACCAGATGGTGGAGGGCCCGGACAAGCTCGTGGGCGTGCCGGCGGGCTTCACCGTGGCGCGCAGCCAGTGGCTCAACCTGGACCTGGGCGGCACGGGCTCGGACTTCAGCGTGCCGGGCTTCTCCGCGTGGTCCGGCGGCGGCTTCCAGGAGCGCCGCGTCATGCTCGCGCCGCTGCCCGCGGGCACCTACATCCTCCAGCTCGTCCAGGGGAAGGTGGAGGGCCAGGTGGTGCTCGTCGTCACGGACCTGACCGTGCAGCTCAAGCAGACCGATGGACAGGTGCTGGTGCGCGTGGCGGGCCGGGACCAGAAGCCGCGCGCGGGGGCGCAGGTGCAGCTCTACCTGCCCTCGGGCCCGGGCGTCTCGGGCAAGACGGACGAGCGGGGCGAGGTGACGCTCGCGGCCAGCGAGCCGCGGCTGCTCGCCACCGCCACGGTGGGCGGGGACACGGCGCTGGTGGACACGGACTTCTACTCGGCGCTCGCGGTGGCCCCCGACGTCTTCATCTACAGCGACCGGCCCATCTACAAGCCGGGCGACACGGTGAAGTTCCGGGGCCTCGTGCGCCAGCCGGACACGTTCCTCGCGCGGCTGCTCACCCCGAAGAAGAAGGAGGTGGCGGTGAAGCTCGTCTCGGCCGAGGGCCGCGAGGTGGCCACGCGCACGGCGGTGGACGAGTTCGGCAGCTTCTACGGCCAGGTGCAGGTGCCGGATGACCTGGGCACGGGCGTGCTGCGGGTGACGGCCTCGGTGGAGGAGCACACGCACCAGGGCGAGGCGCGCGTGCAGGACTACGTGAAGCCGACGTTCTACCTGGAGGTGACGCCGGAGCAGGAGAACATCGTCCCGGGCACGGCGCTGAAGGCCACGGTGAAGGCGCGCCGGTACGCGGGCGGGGTGCCCGCCGGCGCGCGCTACGAGGTGTTCCTCTACCGCACCCTGGTGGACGCGCCCGCGTGGGTGGATGACGCGGGCAAGGGCGGCGGGGGCAGCGCGGTGACGTACGGCACCGCCTCCAGCACCGAGGGCAAGCTGAGCGTGCCCGAGCGCCTGTTCTCCTCCGTGGCCCAGCGCGAGCCGGGCGAGGACCCCTGGGCGAGCGCCGCCGAGTTCGACGCGGAGGGCGAGGCCACCCTGGAGATTCCGGTGCCCGCGCTGGCGGCGGGCGAGGAGCGGCTGCCCTACAAGTACTCGCTCACGGTGCGGGCGCGGGACGACCAGGCGACGTTCGCCAACGCCACGGTGCCCTTCTTCCTCTCCGAGGTGGAGGTGCTGGGCGTGGCGAGCTTCTCCTCCAAGCTGGAGAAGAAGGGGGCGGAGGCGACGCTGTCCATCCGCGCCACCACGCTGTCGGGCAAGCCCTACGGGGCCACCTCGGGCGAGGTGGAGTTCGTGCTGCGCAAGGCGGACGGCAGCGAGAAGAGCCTGGGCAAGCGCGCCTTCACCACGGGAACGGACGGCGTGCACCGGGAGAAGGTCCCCACCTCGGACGTGGGCACGGTGCTGGCGCGGGTGACGGTGCAGGACAAGCGCGGAAAGACGTGGTCGGGCGAGGAGTCCGTGCTCGTCATCGGCGGCAGCGACGAGCCGGTGACGAAGGTGGCGAACCTGACGCTGGCCTCGCTGTCCGGCGCGCTGTCGCCGGGAGACTCGGCGCAGCTCGTGGGCCTGCTGCCGGACGGGTGGGGCCCGGGGGGCCGCAACGAGGGCTCCGTGTGGATTACGTACACGGGGGCGGGGCTGTACGGCACGCAGCTCGTGAACCAGAAGGGGCTCACGCTGCAGCACGCCTTCCCGGTGGAGAAGCGCTTTGGCAGCGCGGTGTACGTCTCGGTGGCGTACCCGTCGGACGCGGGCCGCTGGGAAGAGCGCACGGTGGCCTACCGCATCGTCCCGGCGGAGCGGACGCTCACGGTGAAGCTGGAGCCCCGGCGCGCCGAGGCGGCCCCGCTCACCGAGCAGGTCATCGACGTGCGCGTCACGGACCACGAGGGCAAGGGCCTCGCCACGCAGCTCTCGGTGGGCGTGGTGGACAAGGCGGTGTACGCCATCCAGAACGAGTTCCGCCCCAAGGTGCTGGACTTCTTCTACCCGCCGGCGCGCAACAACGTGACGAACTTCTACTCCGCGGAATTCCAGGGCTACGGCTACGGCGAGGCGCTGGCGCGGAAGATGGCGGGGCTGCCGGACCACGCCTTTGCCTCCATCAAGCCGCCGAGCCGCAAGGCGAAGGACCAGGAGCGCGACACGGCCTTCTGGCAGCCCAACGTGGTGACGGACCGGGAGGGGCGCGCCACGGTGCGCTTCCGGCTGCCCTCCAACCAGACGCTGTGGGTGGTGACGGCGGTGGCGGCGGACACCTCGGGCCGCTTCGGCGAGGGCACCGCGGAGTTCGCCACGCGCGGCGGGCTGAACCTGTACGCGGCGCTGCCGCAGTTCCTGCGCGCCGGCGACGAGGCGCTCGCCTCGGTGCGCCTCTCCTCGGGCCAGGAGGCCCAGGGGCCCCAGTCGCTGAAGGTGCGGCTGGCCTCCGGCGGGGTGCTCCAAGCGGACGCGCAGGAGCAGCAGGTGGAGCTGGAGAAGGGCGGCGAGCAGGTGCTTCCCCTGCCGCTCAAGGCGGGCAGCGCGGGCACGGCCGAGCTGGCGGTGGACGTGACGGGGGGCAAGGAGCCCCTGAAGGACCGGCGCGTGCTGATGGTGCGGCCCGCGGTGCTGGAGGAGCCGGTGAAGGTGTCCGCATGGGCCGGTGGCGCGCTGTCGCTGCCGGCGGCGGGCTCGGCGAAGCTGGCGAACGTGGAGCTGGTGCTCCAGCCCTCGGTGGTGGACGCGGCGCTCAGCAACGTGCGCGAGCTGCTCACCTACCCGTATGGCTGCCTGGAGCAGCTCGTCTCCACCACGGTGCCCAACGTGGCCCTGTACCAGACGCTCCAGAAGGCGAACGCCCTGGAGAAGCTGGACACGGAGAGCCAGGCGCTGCTGGCCGAGGCGCGCAGCCGCTCGGTGCAGGGCACCGCGCGCATCCTCGCGCTGGCGGTGAAAGGCGGCGGCTTCACCTGGTTCGCGGGCTACAGCGAGCCGAACCTGCCCATGACGCTCATTGGCCTGGACGGCCTGGCCTACGCGGTGGAGGCGGGGCTGGTGGATGGCAATGACACGCGGCTGACGGAGGCGGCGCGCTGGCTGGAGGCGCAGGAGAACCTGCCCTTCGAGTACGACGCGACGCGCGCCTACGTGCTGGCGCGGCTGTACGGCCCCCGGCAGGCGGCGCGGGTGCGCGCGCTGGTGGAGCGGGCGACGGCGGGAGACCTGTACCCGCTGGCGCTCGCGGTGCTGGCGGCGGAGAAGGCGGAGGTGATGAAGGAGCCCGCGCTCAAGGCCCGCATCGACACGCTGGTGTCGGCGAGCAACGAGGGCTTCGTGCGGCTGGCGAACCTGAACCCGGCCGCCGATGCCGAGCAGGAGGCGTTCTTCCGCTACCCGCTGCGCCGGGTGGGCCTCTCGGCGCTGCTGGCCCACGCGGCCTCCTTCGGGCCGCTGGACGTGGACAAGGCGCGCCGGCGGCTGCTGGAGCACCTGAGCCAGCCGGGCCTCTCCACCTTCGACCGGAGCACGGCGCTCCTGCACTCGCTGTGGCTCATCGAGCGCGATGCGAAGACCTTCAAGAAGCTCACGCCCCCGGAGGTGAAGGGGACGCAGAAGGCGGTGAGCTTCGTGCCCCGGGGCATGGGGCTGGTGGCCACGCTGGAGCCGGGCACGCGCTCGGTCGAGGTGGGCGCGTTCGAAGGGGTGGCCACGCTGCGCGCCACCTCCCAGACGCCGCTGCCGGACGTTCAGGCGCTCCAGGAGGGCATGAGCATCGAGCGCCGGTACTGGGTGCTGCGCCCCGAGGGCAAGGTGCCGCTGGCCGCCGGGGAGCAGGTGGCCCAGGGCGAGGACGTGTTCGTGGAGCTGCTCATCGACGCGCGCGGGGACAACAAGGCCCGCTCGGCGTACTACGTGGTGGAGGACGCGGTGCCGGCCGGCTTCGTCCCGCTCATCGAGGACAAGGAGTTCCGCGGGGCGCCGCACGCGCTGGTCCTGGCGCCCGAGGCGCTCAAGCGGCGGGTGCTGACGCCGGAGCGGGCGACGTTCTTCTTCGAGGAGCCGGCGTGGTGGAGCGACAACCCGCGCACGGTGGGCTACGTGATGCGGGCCCAGTTCGCGGGCTCCTTCACCGCGCCGCCGGCCACCATCGAGGACATGTACGTCACGAGCATTCGCGGACGCACGAAGGCGGATGTGCTGGCGGTGAAGCCCTCGCAGCAGGCGCGCGGGGACTGGTAG
- a CDS encoding YncE family protein, with protein sequence MKARSAASCRGVSCIALAVCLLVSWVGEAAPRGTDAAPFTLFESGQVRPLALAPSGNFLFAVNTPDNRLEVFKMATDGLIHVSSIPVGLEPVAVAARSDTEVWVVNHLSDSVSVVEVASGGLGGAVVRTLLVGDEPRDIVFAGPSKGRAFITTAHRGQNVPFNPQFTTPGIGRADVWVFNASALGSSLGGTPLSIITLFSDTPRALAVTPDGSRVYAAAFHSGNRTTIIHETLVPNGGEAAGGVPGPNVNFQGIAAPETGVLVKFNGQDWLDSLGRSWTNDVKFSLPDKDVFVIDATANPPAQLAGPAGFYSGVGTILFNMAVNPVNGKVYVSNTEARNDLRFEGPGTLAGTSLRGHLHESRISVLGTSGAAPRHLNKHINYGACCAALPNAENDKSLAQPLGMAVTSDGATLYVAAFGSSKIGVYSTAALEADTFVPSTANQIPVSGGGPTGLVLDEARGRMYVLTRFDNAVSVINTATKQELAHLPMYNPEPPSVVAGRPYLYDARKSSSHGDSSCASCHIFGDFDSLDWNLGNPDAAYTYNLNPIAKAPPEFGQDPTFGQDPNFHPVKGPLATQSLRGMANQGPMHWRGDRTGGNDAVSAQPDSGAFNEAAAFAKFNPAFVDLLGRNAQLSAAELQQFSAFILQIVYPPNPVRNLDNSLTARQQAGRDFFVNTPSFFHGSCESCHRIDPNANPSAGPFKGFFGTDGRSAFVGTAIFPKTPHLRNLYQKVGMFGVNYPFGFLPPDPFLGDQVRGFGFNSDGSLDTMLRFNSGFDFHPTFNSVGIPNTPAGYQAKLDMGEFLLAFDSNLAPIVGQQVTLTASNSLVAGPRVDLLIARANAGECDLVAKGRISQADVGYLYVGGGLFKRDKQSHLPVTDLVLRQLVATGAGALTYTCVPLGSGQRIGIDRDLDGHLDGDERAAGSNPANPLSCP encoded by the coding sequence ATGAAAGCCAGGAGCGCGGCGTCTTGCCGTGGTGTGTCATGTATTGCCCTTGCAGTGTGTTTGCTCGTCAGCTGGGTGGGGGAAGCAGCCCCCCGCGGCACGGACGCGGCACCGTTCACCCTCTTCGAGAGCGGCCAGGTCCGGCCCCTCGCGCTCGCCCCGAGCGGCAACTTCCTCTTCGCCGTCAACACCCCGGACAACCGGCTCGAAGTCTTCAAGATGGCCACCGATGGCCTCATCCACGTGAGCTCCATTCCCGTGGGGCTGGAGCCCGTTGCCGTCGCGGCGCGCAGTGACACCGAGGTCTGGGTCGTCAACCACCTGTCCGACAGCGTGAGCGTGGTGGAGGTGGCCTCCGGGGGGCTGGGGGGCGCGGTGGTACGGACGCTGCTCGTGGGCGACGAGCCGCGCGACATCGTCTTCGCCGGGCCCAGCAAGGGCCGCGCCTTCATCACCACGGCCCACCGGGGCCAGAACGTCCCCTTCAACCCTCAGTTCACCACGCCGGGCATCGGCCGGGCGGACGTCTGGGTCTTCAATGCCAGCGCCCTGGGCAGCTCGCTGGGGGGCACCCCGCTCTCCATCATCACCCTGTTCAGCGACACGCCGCGCGCCCTGGCCGTCACGCCCGATGGCTCGCGCGTCTATGCCGCCGCGTTCCACTCGGGCAACCGCACCACCATCATTCACGAGACGCTGGTGCCCAACGGGGGCGAGGCGGCCGGCGGCGTGCCGGGCCCCAACGTCAACTTCCAGGGCATTGCCGCGCCGGAGACCGGCGTCCTGGTGAAGTTCAACGGCCAGGACTGGCTCGACTCGCTGGGCCGCTCCTGGACGAACGACGTGAAGTTCTCCCTGCCGGACAAGGACGTGTTCGTCATCGACGCCACCGCCAACCCGCCCGCGCAGCTCGCGGGGCCGGCGGGGTTCTACTCGGGCGTGGGCACCATCCTGTTCAACATGGCCGTCAACCCGGTGAACGGAAAGGTGTACGTGAGCAACACCGAGGCCCGGAACGACTTGCGCTTCGAGGGCCCCGGAACGCTCGCCGGCACCAGCCTGCGCGGGCACCTGCACGAGAGCCGCATCAGCGTGCTGGGCACCTCGGGCGCCGCGCCCCGGCACCTCAACAAGCACATCAACTACGGCGCGTGCTGTGCCGCCCTACCCAACGCGGAGAACGACAAGAGCCTCGCGCAGCCGCTCGGCATGGCCGTCACCTCCGACGGCGCCACCCTGTACGTGGCCGCCTTCGGCTCCTCGAAAATTGGCGTCTATTCCACCGCCGCGCTCGAGGCCGACACCTTCGTGCCCAGCACGGCGAACCAGATTCCGGTGAGCGGCGGCGGCCCCACGGGCCTCGTGCTGGATGAGGCGCGCGGGCGCATGTACGTGCTGACGCGCTTCGACAACGCCGTCTCCGTCATCAACACCGCCACGAAGCAGGAGCTCGCCCACCTGCCGATGTACAACCCCGAGCCGCCCAGCGTGGTGGCCGGCCGGCCGTACCTCTATGACGCGCGCAAGAGCTCCAGCCACGGGGACTCCTCCTGCGCGAGCTGTCACATCTTCGGCGACTTCGACAGCCTGGACTGGAACCTGGGCAACCCGGATGCCGCCTACACGTACAACCTGAACCCCATCGCCAAGGCGCCCCCCGAGTTCGGGCAGGACCCCACCTTCGGCCAGGACCCGAACTTCCACCCGGTGAAGGGCCCCCTGGCCACCCAGAGCCTGCGCGGCATGGCCAACCAGGGTCCCATGCACTGGCGCGGGGACCGCACGGGCGGCAATGACGCCGTGAGCGCCCAGCCGGACAGCGGCGCCTTCAACGAGGCCGCGGCGTTCGCGAAGTTCAACCCGGCCTTCGTGGACCTGCTCGGCCGCAACGCCCAGCTCTCCGCCGCGGAGCTGCAGCAGTTCTCCGCCTTCATCCTGCAGATCGTCTACCCGCCCAACCCCGTGCGGAACCTGGACAACTCCCTCACGGCGCGGCAGCAGGCGGGCAGGGACTTCTTCGTCAACACCCCGAGCTTCTTCCACGGCTCGTGCGAGTCCTGCCACCGCATCGATCCCAACGCCAACCCCAGCGCGGGCCCCTTCAAGGGCTTCTTCGGCACGGACGGCCGCTCGGCGTTCGTCGGCACGGCCATCTTCCCCAAGACGCCCCACCTGCGGAACCTGTACCAGAAGGTCGGCATGTTCGGGGTGAACTACCCCTTCGGCTTCCTGCCCCCGGATCCGTTCCTCGGCGACCAGGTGCGCGGCTTCGGCTTCAACAGCGATGGCTCGCTCGACACCATGCTGCGCTTCAACAGCGGCTTCGACTTCCACCCCACCTTCAACTCGGTGGGCATCCCCAACACGCCCGCGGGCTACCAGGCCAAGCTGGACATGGGCGAGTTCCTGCTGGCCTTCGACAGCAACCTGGCCCCCATCGTCGGCCAGCAGGTGACGCTCACGGCCTCCAACTCGCTCGTGGCGGGGCCCCGCGTGGACCTGCTCATCGCGCGGGCCAACGCGGGCGAGTGCGACCTGGTGGCCAAGGGGCGCATCTCCCAGGCCGACGTGGGCTACCTCTACGTGGGCGGGGGCCTGTTCAAGCGCGACAAGCAGTCCCACCTGCCCGTCACCGACCTGGTGCTCCGGCAGCTCGTCGCCACGGGCGCCGGGGCGCTGACCTATACCTGCGTGCCACTGGGCTCGGGCCAGCGCATCGGCATCGACCGGGACCTCGACGGGCACCTCGACGGGGACGAGCGGGCCGCGGGCAGCAACCCCGCCAACCCGCTCAGCTGCCCCTGA
- a CDS encoding SpoIID/LytB domain-containing protein yields the protein MGWAAVTVALLAATPRFLTQGDVTPEDALRAEAEAAWKALEARYVAEAGGRPSREPPPLRLQRGVALPPERNAQGTPGLVELRQNTPGVLDARLRGALRHELAHQLLWWACPAASDDRLFHEAFAVWTSGELAEWREGPYQSLTRAAAELARAPRVDTPAARGALARLLGESQGFPRALSVRLRQCQDGARWALPLSIDELAGVEVRAAEPATVVVSRHSGEVLLSEGDARRAIPYGSTLKPFLLAGSAGPPPLLPPRPGVQEWACGDGLPAQVDGRTALLRSCNGYFLDWAAKGGAAVDFGPWGEVLQAVGLTGTPTDMADAIGLRSTLALSPWGLAQAYRLLAEARPELIDTLKDNAARGTLSELPASAAYAGIATKTGTVRDAASRPQYGWIVAVDADAVVVVMRPGKMPRSFADEVPKVLARARRRSGLEAAQVQVLGLVPVHEVEAGCPGAGFSVEEGVPRALPPGFSRLDGRVARGPAVCLGSPWRVRAPGLPPEGRDYAGIFTGSPPPPYRPPPGVPITERERRARRGSDFVFRTTRLQYTAGVVAAEDASLQGEPRVALARVAAHNERHAQGRHGGRPLCDTTHCQAFLGTVRIQPEEEKALGLPALRWKQWLPFSQGGQEPWTERRARVRVEALLGPRLASLRFKDGRVLFIQSTQEAGETFDTAESRPCEVLRSALKLPSCPHTASFDGAEVVFAGKGRGHGEGLDVEEAKASPLRSGELLERAYRTLP from the coding sequence ATGGGGTGGGCCGCCGTCACGGTTGCCCTGTTGGCGGCCACCCCGCGTTTTCTCACCCAGGGGGACGTGACGCCCGAGGACGCGCTGCGTGCCGAGGCGGAAGCCGCCTGGAAGGCGCTGGAGGCGCGGTACGTGGCCGAGGCGGGGGGCCGCCCCTCGCGGGAGCCACCGCCCCTCCGTCTCCAGCGCGGCGTGGCCCTGCCGCCGGAGCGCAACGCCCAGGGCACCCCGGGCCTCGTGGAGCTGCGGCAGAACACGCCGGGCGTCCTGGACGCGCGCCTGCGCGGGGCGCTGCGGCACGAACTGGCGCACCAGCTCCTGTGGTGGGCGTGCCCCGCGGCCTCCGACGACCGGCTCTTTCACGAGGCCTTCGCGGTGTGGACGAGCGGCGAGCTGGCCGAGTGGCGCGAGGGGCCCTACCAATCCCTCACCCGGGCCGCCGCGGAGCTGGCGCGCGCGCCCCGGGTGGACACGCCCGCGGCGCGCGGGGCCCTGGCGCGCCTGCTCGGAGAGAGCCAGGGCTTTCCCCGGGCGCTCTCCGTCCGGCTGCGCCAGTGCCAGGACGGGGCGCGCTGGGCCCTGCCCCTGTCCATCGACGAGCTGGCGGGCGTGGAGGTGAGGGCCGCGGAGCCGGCCACGGTGGTGGTGAGCCGGCACTCCGGCGAGGTGCTCCTCTCGGAGGGAGATGCCCGGCGCGCGATTCCCTACGGCTCCACGCTCAAGCCGTTCCTTCTCGCCGGGAGCGCCGGGCCACCCCCGCTGCTGCCGCCGCGACCCGGCGTGCAGGAGTGGGCGTGCGGCGACGGCCTGCCCGCCCAAGTCGATGGGCGCACGGCGCTGCTGCGCTCCTGCAACGGCTACTTCCTGGACTGGGCGGCGAAGGGGGGCGCGGCGGTGGACTTCGGGCCCTGGGGCGAGGTGCTCCAGGCGGTGGGGCTCACGGGCACGCCCACGGACATGGCGGATGCCATCGGCTTGCGCTCGACGCTGGCGCTGTCGCCATGGGGGCTGGCGCAGGCCTACCGGCTGCTCGCCGAGGCCCGGCCCGAGCTGATCGACACCCTGAAGGACAACGCGGCGCGCGGGACGCTCTCGGAGCTGCCCGCGTCGGCGGCCTATGCGGGCATCGCCACGAAGACGGGCACCGTGAGGGACGCGGCCAGCCGGCCCCAATACGGCTGGATTGTCGCGGTGGACGCGGACGCCGTGGTGGTGGTGATGCGGCCGGGCAAGATGCCCAGGAGCTTCGCGGATGAGGTGCCGAAGGTGCTCGCCCGGGCGCGGCGGAGGAGCGGCCTGGAGGCAGCCCAGGTTCAGGTGCTGGGGCTGGTGCCGGTACACGAGGTGGAGGCCGGGTGCCCGGGCGCGGGGTTCTCGGTGGAGGAGGGCGTTCCCCGCGCCCTCCCGCCGGGATTCTCGCGGCTGGACGGCCGGGTGGCGCGAGGGCCCGCGGTGTGCCTGGGCAGCCCCTGGCGCGTGCGGGCGCCTGGCTTACCCCCGGAGGGCCGCGACTACGCGGGCATCTTCACAGGCTCCCCACCGCCGCCCTACCGGCCGCCCCCGGGCGTGCCCATCACCGAGCGGGAGCGCCGGGCCCGCAGGGGCTCGGACTTCGTCTTCCGCACCACGCGGCTCCAGTACACGGCGGGCGTGGTGGCGGCGGAGGATGCGTCCCTCCAGGGCGAGCCGCGGGTAGCGCTCGCGCGGGTGGCGGCGCACAACGAGCGGCACGCGCAGGGCCGGCATGGGGGCCGGCCCCTCTGCGACACCACGCACTGCCAGGCATTTCTCGGCACGGTGCGGATCCAACCCGAGGAGGAGAAGGCCCTGGGCCTGCCCGCGCTGCGCTGGAAGCAGTGGCTGCCCTTCTCGCAGGGCGGACAGGAGCCGTGGACGGAGCGCCGGGCCCGCGTACGGGTAGAGGCCCTCCTCGGTCCCCGGCTGGCCTCGCTGCGCTTCAAGGACGGGCGGGTGCTCTTCATCCAGTCCACCCAGGAGGCCGGAGAGACCTTCGACACGGCCGAGTCGAGGCCGTGCGAGGTGCTCCGCTCGGCGCTGAAGCTTCCGTCCTGCCCTCACACGGCCTCGTTCGACGGCGCGGAGGTTGTCTTCGCGGGCAAGGGGCGAGGCCACGGCGAGGGGCTGGACGTGGAGGAGGCCAAGGCAAGCCCCCTCCGCAGTGGCGAGCTGCTGGAGCGTGCGTACCGCACCCTGCCCTGA